The nucleotide sequence ACCAGGATTTCTTTTGGTAAGGCAAGGTACCACAGGTTTTCGGAAAACGCCACAGGTACCTACTGCAATTATAACAACTGCGTCGGTTAAACTATTTGGCGCCCGTTTTCCTTATAATGACGAAGTGGTATTTTTTCAAAAGGAGAAAATAAGACGATAGCCGTTGGGCAGTCAACCGCTCCGTTTCTATTTTCACTGTCAACCAAATAAATGATTACGATCGTTTCTGGCACCAATCGCCCTAATTCCAAAACAATTGAGGTTGCCGAATTTTACCAGCAATTGCTCGCCAGCCACCAGGTCGAAAGTCAGATTCTGGATCTGGCCAAACTCCCCGCTGACTTCACTTTTACGGCCTTGTATGGTAATGTAGGCAAGAATGAAGAATTCAATGTGTTGCGAAGCCTGATGGATGCTTCGCAAAAATTCGTATTCGTTGTGCCGGAATACAACAATTCCTTTCCCGGCGTTTTCAAAGCGTTCATCGACGGGCTGAGCTACCCTAACGCTTTACAATATAAGAAGTGCGCATTGGTGGGCCTTTCGGATGGTGTACAAGGCAATGCCCTAGGTTTGAGTCATCTTACGGATGTACTTAACTATTTAGGTATGCATGTGCTGGCTCAAAAAGTCAGGATTCCGTTCATGCAAAAGAATTTTGTAAAAGGAAAAATTGCCGACCGATTCATTGATCAGCTCATCGATGATCAGGCCCGGCTATTTCTGGCGTTTTGATCAGGTAGCAGCAGGTGCTCATTTTTTGGTTAAATCCAGCAGGCGTTCGGGTTCATCGGTCGTGAGAAAATCAAATCCCTTTGCCACAAACCACGCCATGGACGTGCTATCATTTACGGTCCATGCATTCAGGGTCTGCTTGTGCTGCTGGGCTTCCTGAATCCACGACTCATTCTTTTTGTACACATTCTGGTTGTAATCCAGTCCGTCGAGGCCATCAGCAGCTACCTGGGCGGGCGTTTTGTCTCCATTAAGGTAGGTCACCTTTGCCTTTGGGTCCAGTTCCTTCACTTTTTTACACACGTCATAGTCAAATGCGATGTAGTCCACCAAGGGTCGGGTTTTGGTTTTCCTTACCATTTCCACACACTTTTCGGCTAGCGCCAACGACCGTTCCTTACCCAGTTGCGAGGTCTTGATCTCTAATATCAGCCGCGTCTTTTTAAGTTCTCTACCCAGAGTAAGGTATTCCAACAGAGTTGGCAGCGTTTCGCCATTACTTAGTTTTACCGCCGCCAGAGTAGCCGATGTACTTTTTTCGATCGGAACTTCCTGAATCGTGTGATCATGATTAACGAAAAGTCCCGAGTCAGCAGCCATGTGCACGTCGAACTCACTGCCATAACAACCTAGCCGGGCTGCTTCCCGCAGGGAAGCCAGGGAATTTTGTGGAGAATTGGTGTTTTTCCAAGCACCCCGATGGGCAATTACGTAGGTTGTGCTACGCTTTTTGGCAACAAGGCTCGCAAGAACTGTAAAGAAGAGTGAACCGAAGCCGAGAAGAAGAACGAATTTTTTCATAGGGATTAAGGTAAGGAATAATAAAATTATAAAGGAGAGGAATCGTTTTTCCGATTCGTTCGCCACAGAAACCACAGCATGCTTACCATGATGACAAGCGAATAATCCTTAATTACAGACGGACCATAGAGCATCCAGTGATTATTGTAGAAGGCATGGAATAAGGTCGTGAATGCCAGATTGCGGGTAGCATAGTACACGAAA is from Salmonirosea aquatica and encodes:
- a CDS encoding NADPH-dependent FMN reductase, which gives rise to MITIVSGTNRPNSKTIEVAEFYQQLLASHQVESQILDLAKLPADFTFTALYGNVGKNEEFNVLRSLMDASQKFVFVVPEYNNSFPGVFKAFIDGLSYPNALQYKKCALVGLSDGVQGNALGLSHLTDVLNYLGMHVLAQKVRIPFMQKNFVKGKIADRFIDQLIDDQARLFLAF
- a CDS encoding glycerophosphodiester phosphodiesterase, whose amino-acid sequence is MKKFVLLLGFGSLFFTVLASLVAKKRSTTYVIAHRGAWKNTNSPQNSLASLREAARLGCYGSEFDVHMAADSGLFVNHDHTIQEVPIEKSTSATLAAVKLSNGETLPTLLEYLTLGRELKKTRLILEIKTSQLGKERSLALAEKCVEMVRKTKTRPLVDYIAFDYDVCKKVKELDPKAKVTYLNGDKTPAQVAADGLDGLDYNQNVYKKNESWIQEAQQHKQTLNAWTVNDSTSMAWFVAKGFDFLTTDEPERLLDLTKK